The Rhodopirellula halodulae genome includes the window GCGGAACTCAGAAGATCACGGCCCAACTCGATTCCATCGGCGGATTGCTGACGGTCGTATTCTTTTCGGTCCACGGTAGCGAATTGGATTTGAATTTGTTGTGGAACGTGGGGCTGATCGGCGCGGGATATGTGGTCCTGCGAAGCCTCGGAAAGGTGGCCGGGATCTGGTTCATGGCGTCGCGGACGGGGGCGCCCGTTGAGGTTCGCACCTGGCTCGGTCCCGCAATGCTGGCTCAGGCGGGAGTCGCGATTTCACTGGCGGCCACCGCACATTCGCGAAATCCGACGATGGTGGGTGAGGTGCAAACGATCATATTGGGGACCGTGGTGATCTTTGAAATCTTTGGTCCACTGCTGACGCGAGCGGCGGTTTTGCGTAGCGGTGAAATGCCGATCGCCAATTCGATTCACCATACATTTGGCACACCTCTAGGAGCATTGCGAAACGTTTTCACTCGGTTGGCCGGTTCGGCGGGACTTTTGAGTAAGAAGCAAGCGTTGTCGGAACGGATGCGAGTGGAGCAAGTCATGCGACGAAGCACGGAAGGCATTGCTGAAAGCGCGGACTTCAACGAAGTGGTGCACTATGTCGAGCACTCGCACGACAACACTTTCCCGGTGTTAGACGAAGACCGTTGCGTGGTGGGGTTAATTCGATTCGATTTGCTCAACCAAGCTTTCTTTGATCCGCATTCGGATCATTTGGTTCGCGCTGGTGATTTGGCAACGCCGCCCGAGGTGTTACTGCATCCGGCGCAACCGGTTCGAGACGCCGTTGAGTTGTTCCGTCACACCACGGACGACTGCGTTCCCGTGGTCACCGATGAGGCACCGCATCGTTTGGTGGCGACGGTTCGCCGAAGTGATCTGACGTCGTTGTTGATTCGCGATCGCAAAGCCGGTTTGTCGTGAACGAAATGATCGAGCAGATTCGCCAAACTGCTCTGTCAGAAGGCTTCGCCGCGATGGGAATCGCTCCCGCGGTTACCAGTGCAGGCTTTCATCAGTTGGTCGACTGGATCGAATCCGGCTACGCGGGAACGATGGATTACATCGACCGTCGACGCGAAGCGTACCGTCACCCTTCGGGCGTGTTGCCGGGGGCTAAGTCGATCATTGTTTTGGCGATGAATTATGACTCCGCCGATCCAAAAGCACTTACCGAATTGCGGTCCGATCGTCGTAACGATCCATCGCATACTTCGTACGGCCGAGTGGCTCGCTACACCTGGTCGGGTGAAGACTACCACGACGTCATTCATCCCAAACTGAAACGTATCATTCGCGAGATCCGTGCGAGCATCCCTGGTGCAAACGCCAGAGGAATCGTGGACACGGCGCCGTTGATGGAGCGCGAGGTCGCGGTCTTGGCGGGACTTGGCTGGCGCGGAAAGAACACGTTGTTGCTGAACAAGCAGCTCGGAAGCTATTTCTTTTTGTCCTGCATCTTGGTGGACGTTGTGCTGCCTACCGATCAGCCGCACGAGGGACATCACTGCGGCACGTGCACGGCGTGCTTGGATGCTTGTCCAACCGATGCTTTTCCTGAGCCCGGTGTGATGGATGCACGGCGATGCATCAGCTATCTCACCATCGAGCAATCGGAATTGCCGGAGGAAAGTCTGCGTTCGGGAATTGGTGATT containing:
- a CDS encoding cation:proton antiporter domain-containing protein — encoded protein: MIDLLKPLPLGLADATTVAAEVHSQAGASDLVHIATTLGLLLMASLLAGLASEFLRLPKVTAYLLAGLFLGPSFGDVIPHEHHAVLEPLTKLAMALVLFYLGTLFPFDQIRRISRRAIPLSVGELTFTVILVTVGTFVLGMTAAQAALLGTLAIATAPATTMFVLRETNAEGPVTSLTGTLVTLNNLIAVVAFELVWLGIEVAGGDASGSMSETVLLLVRSLGGAFLLGLIGGLVISYACEIMHTRRWLVLLVGASALMLGLSETWELPYMLVFLVVGVVVVNSSSGTQKITAQLDSIGGLLTVVFFSVHGSELDLNLLWNVGLIGAGYVVLRSLGKVAGIWFMASRTGAPVEVRTWLGPAMLAQAGVAISLAATAHSRNPTMVGEVQTIILGTVVIFEIFGPLLTRAAVLRSGEMPIANSIHHTFGTPLGALRNVFTRLAGSAGLLSKKQALSERMRVEQVMRRSTEGIAESADFNEVVHYVEHSHDNTFPVLDEDRCVVGLIRFDLLNQAFFDPHSDHLVRAGDLATPPEVLLHPAQPVRDAVELFRHTTDDCVPVVTDEAPHRLVATVRRSDLTSLLIRDRKAGLS
- the queG gene encoding tRNA epoxyqueuosine(34) reductase QueG, with the translated sequence MIEQIRQTALSEGFAAMGIAPAVTSAGFHQLVDWIESGYAGTMDYIDRRREAYRHPSGVLPGAKSIIVLAMNYDSADPKALTELRSDRRNDPSHTSYGRVARYTWSGEDYHDVIHPKLKRIIREIRASIPGANARGIVDTAPLMEREVAVLAGLGWRGKNTLLLNKQLGSYFFLSCILVDVVLPTDQPHEGHHCGTCTACLDACPTDAFPEPGVMDARRCISYLTIEQSELPEESLRSGIGDWLFGCDICQEVCPWNRRPAKRSQEMTGLRQHRREGWGKQSSDGWFELESLFLMDDDEFRHRFRKTPFWRSRRRGMLRNAIIVMGNQPRPEHLGRLFGVLDEDDPILRAAAVWAILQHEDEAAKERLVSYRHRETDPLVVAEFEKK